The genome window GTTCTGTTCTATAAGGATATTCCTTACTGTGgaattattgttttgattttttacaatatttagtTAAAACCAgttacacagaaaaatatatctaAAGAGATGTGTTTGAATAAGTCATACCTTCATTGTTGTATTTTTCATCAGGTATGTTGTCTCAAACTAGAGCTTTTGGGTAGTTTAAAAAGTAGCATACACACTAGGTTTTAAAATAAGGTCAAATGCATAAAGCAATTATCAAAGCATTGTAATGTAGATATAATACCTCAAAAACTGGAATgcaaactgtatttttaaatatactctTAAGATATGCAAGCCATAATGTGTATTAAGTTCATCATTTAGAAGCAATAACTGCATGCAAGAATTATAATATAACAGTTCAGTagtttttgtgaaatttgtAGCATATATGTTACATTGATAGTGTGTTTTGATCCAGGACATCTCATATACTACTCCTCTTAGTACATAAGCTATGGTTTCATTACTCATGGACACTAAAATAATTTGTGAGGCCAGCACTAAAGGtctgaaaatgatttaaatgaagaCCGTTTTTATCTGGTGGAAAAACGTTGATGGACAGTCTATATATGCAGGGTCTGTGCCCTTTTAATGACTTTGCATGTTTACATACAAATCATTGTGGAATTCACATAAGCTGTACATTTGTTTGCAgctcattaacattaacagcatTATGAGCTGTGTTCTGGGTAACCGTTTGTTAAAATCCCTATCTTCATAAATGCAAGAAACTGGATTTGTACCACAGTACATTCACAAAATGGTTCTGGTTGGTTCGTTTGTGGAATTAATGAGTATTTGgattacaaatgcaaaaaaatattttgctggTGCATGGTAGTGAACAAGATGTCTTTTGTGCCGCATGCAATTGAGCATTGCTTAGAAATGTTTATGCAGAAAATCAAAGAGTGGAccattgttgttattatttttaaatgcatgaaattCCAAATGTTTATCTCTACTGTACATGATTTGATGTTTCATCAAATGAGTAGATTGTATCAAGTTACTTTTCAAATTTGAATATTGTAAAATGAAATTGTGATTCAAGAAGCAAATCCAAGAAAGTTATCAAAGCTTGACaatttttggttttaaatgtgtaaaaatgtaatttgagtTCCAAACAATGTTCATTGCAGATGATGCAGAACGAAAGTGTATATTGCTATGCTAGCCTGCTGTGATTGTGTTGCCGATTTTGCCTCTGAATGTGAAACTCAATGCTCGGTCTAATCTATGCACTTCAGATGTGTCCTGCATGATTTTGTACAATTTAAAACTGTATCAAAATTTTAGCAATAAAAAGCAGCATGGTGCCAATTatagaaaacatttattgtacTGTTTTCTCCAATATTACAGTTATATGGGATCAGATTAGAAgtactttattttttagatgTCATATCTGGACTAAATTGATATGGGTAATATATCTCCaatattattacagtatacatttttgtaaactttCTATGAATATAAACAATGTTAATATAACAAAGGAATAATTAAACTTCAAGCCAACATTGTAAACATTTCTCTTTAGTTATTACCTTacaaaaatacactttatttgAACAAAAAGCTGTATACTTTATCCTTAGTCAACGCTGTGTGTGCACAGTTTGTCCATCATTCCCTCCAAAATCTTCACCTGTTTCAGCTGGGCTTCTAAATCCTGTTTCAGCTATTAAGACAAGACAGACAATTTACAATGATATAAGATAATAAGAAGCCATACGGGCAACTTAATGTAGTTTATATTCACTAAACTGCAAGCAAAAACCAAAGTGAGTTAATGTGCATACTTGcctcttttatgtttttgtccAGAAGTCTGTGTTTGAAGCACATTTTTGAGGCTTGAAAATATTTGCCATTTGTTAGAATGTAgctggaaaataaaacatttaaaaaaataagaatttggACAGTTATAACATTTTTCAAGAACAAGtcgttaaaggagtagttcacattcaaaatgaaaatgttatccTCATTTACacgtttatgtttacatttacacctCTTAGCAATTTGAACCTGTATGCCTTTCTtttgcagagcacaaaagaagatattttgaaatgtttgtaacagcacagcccccccattcacttctattgtgaccaatgcatgtgaatgaggttaacgacattcttcaaaatatctcttacatttatgcatttggcatacgcttttatccaaagcgacttacattatcctatatatttatacataggtatgtgcaaccccctgggatcgaacccacaatccTGCgataccactgagctacaggaaagcattttatacttttgtattctgtgtaagaaagaaagtcatacaggttttaaataacaAGAGGGGGCAGTGAATGatgagatcatttttattttgaaggtgaactacttcTTTAATGACAAAGGTATTCGCTTGCAAAACACAGACTACACTTACCAATTTATCAGCTCTTTTCGTAAAAGGAAGAGATTTCGTAAAGCAGACAGGTGCTCTGGAGTGGAGTGAAGAGCAAGGCCAACACTGCTTTTACAACCAGCACAGCGAAGAAGATGGTAGGTGCtacagataaaatacattcgtTCAAAACACAAGGAACATCAAACACATGCTGGACACAAAGCTGTTTGTATTATAAAACTGAATACTTACGAGTAAGCCAGATGACCATCTAAGCTCATTTCCAACGGTTTACTCACACTCACATCATCAGAAACTTCTACATGAAgacagaataacaaaaaaaaaacagttaccAAGCAATTAACTTAGAGTAAATTTGTAAGAAGTTTGTAGAGaataaaagaacataaacaCGTTTTCAAACTATTAAAAATGACTATTTTCAACTCATAACACTTACATTACTAAAGAAAATAGCTGATGTGTGAGTCATGAATAGCAAAGAACACTTCAATACGTTTTGAACATTAAAAAACTGGCACCTCAAGGACTGCCAAACCTTGTGACGCGTTTTTTAGTGCATATAGCTTAAAGGTTCTACTTGTGCATGTATGTCTGCGACATGTTGTGGAGAAAACATATTCTTTAAAAGTCATCTATAGAACAACTTACTCAAACATACGATAAGCTGGAGGCTCTGGACTTCCCCACAGATTCCTAGAGAGTCTCCAAGCACCGTGTTGCATGTCATG of Triplophysa dalaica isolate WHDGS20190420 chromosome 11, ASM1584641v1, whole genome shotgun sequence contains these proteins:
- the oip5 gene encoding protein Mis18-beta; translated protein: MNRYLVLKEMSNRCLLERSFDVGPCDSTQSSIADQLKAVKHRETRRDYMNGSVLQCMTCNTVLGDSLGICGEVQSLQLIVCLKVSDDVSVSKPLEMSLDGHLAYSTYHLLRCAGCKSSVGLALHSTPEHLSALRNLFLLRKELINCYILTNGKYFQASKMCFKHRLLDKNIKELKQDLEAQLKQVKILEGMMDKLCTHSVD